The proteins below are encoded in one region of Gopherus flavomarginatus isolate rGopFla2 chromosome 12, rGopFla2.mat.asm, whole genome shotgun sequence:
- the LOC127032762 gene encoding DLA class II histocompatibility antigen, DR-1 beta chain-like isoform X17, translating to MGAGRILGAGSRWAGALLVTVTVLRTHLAHCREPEGRFVFQAKYDCLFTNGTERVRFLQRYIYNRQQFVHFDSDLGVHVADTELGRPDAELWNKNPAFLADQRAAVDTFCRYNYGVDKPYTIDRRVQPEVKVFPIKSGSQPHSHLLVCSVTGFYPGRIEIKWLKNGQEQMAGVVSTELLQNGDWTFQILVMLEMSPRRGDVYTCQVEHISLRGPLTVHWEAQSDSARSKMLTGVGGCVLGLIFLAPGLLIYLKNKKGRPIPQPAGLLS from the exons ATGGGGGCGGGTCGGATCCTGGGGGCCGGGAGCCGCTGGGCTGGGGCTCTGCTGGTGACAGTGACGGTGCTGAGAACCCACCTGGCTCATTGCAGGGAGCCCGAAG GGCGGTTCGTGTTCCAGGCGAAGTATGACTGTCTGTTCACCAACGGCACCGAGCGGGTCCGGTTCCTGCAGCGCTACATCTACAACCGGCAGCAGTTCGTGCACTTCGACAGCGACCTGGGGGTGCATGTGGCGGACACGGAGCTGGGGCGGCCCGACGCCGAGCTCTGGAACAAGAACCCGGCGTTCCTGGCGGACCAGCGGGCTGCGGTGGACACGTTCTGCCGGTACAACTACGGGGTGGACAAACCTTACACCATCGACCGGAgag ttcAGCCTGAGGTAAAAGTTTTCCCCATAAAATCggggtcccagccccactcccacctgctGGTTTGCTCCGTGACGGGGTTTTACCCCGGGAGGATCGAGATCAAGTGGCTGAAGAACGGGCAGGAGCAGATGGCCGGGGTGGTGTCCACGGAGCTGCTCCAGAACGGAGACTGGACCTTCCAGATCCTGGTGATGCTGGAGATGAGCCCCCGGCGCGGGGACGTCTACACCTGCCAGGTGGAGCACATCAGCCTGCGGGGCCCCCTCACCGTGCACTGGG AGGCGCAGTCTGACTCCGCCAGGAGCAAGATGCTGACGGGGGTCGGGGGCTGCGTGCTGGGGCTGATCTTCCTGGCGCCCGGACTCCTCATCTACCTGAAGAATAAGAAAG gACGCCCCATTCCCCAACCTGCAG ggctCCTGAGTTAG
- the LOC127032762 gene encoding DLA class II histocompatibility antigen, DR-1 beta chain-like isoform X11: MGAGRILGAGSRWAGALLVTVTVLRTHLAHCREPEGRFVFQAKYDCLFTNGTERVRFLQRYIYNRQQFVHFDSDLGVHVADTELGRPDAELWNKNPAFLADQRAAVDTFCRYNYGVDKPYTIDRRVQPEVKVFPIKSGSQPHSHLLVCSVTGFYPGRIEIKWLKNGQEQMAGVVSTELLQNGDWTFQILVMLEMSPRRGDVYTCQVEHISLRGPLTVHWEAQSDSARSKMLTGVGGCVLGLIFLAPGLLIYLKNKKGRPIPQPAGLLS, encoded by the exons ATGGGGGCGGGTCGGATCCTGGGGGCCGGGAGCCGCTGGGCTGGGGCTCTGCTGGTGACAGTGACGGTGCTGAGAACCCACCTGGCTCATTGCAGGGAGCCCGAAG GGCGGTTCGTGTTCCAGGCGAAGTATGACTGTCTGTTCACCAACGGCACCGAGCGGGTCCGGTTCCTGCAGCGCTACATCTACAACCGGCAGCAGTTCGTGCACTTCGACAGCGACCTGGGGGTGCATGTGGCGGACACGGAGCTGGGGCGGCCCGACGCCGAGCTCTGGAACAAGAACCCGGCGTTCCTGGCGGACCAGCGGGCTGCGGTGGACACGTTCTGCCGGTACAACTACGGGGTGGACAAACCTTACACCATCGACCGGAgag ttcAGCCTGAGGTAAAAGTTTTCCCCATAAAATCggggtcccagccccactcccacctgctGGTTTGCTCCGTGACGGGGTTTTACCCCGGGAGGATCGAGATCAAGTGGCTGAAGAACGGGCAGGAGCAGATGGCCGGGGTGGTGTCCACGGAGCTGCTCCAGAACGGAGACTGGACCTTCCAGATCCTGGTGATGCTGGAGATGAGCCCCCGGCGCGGGGACGTCTACACCTGCCAGGTGGAGCACATCAGCCTGCGGGGCCCCCTCACCGTGCACTGGG AGGCGCAGTCTGACTCCGCCAGGAGCAAGATGCTGACGGGGGTCGGGGGCTGCGTGCTGGGGCTGATCTTCCTGGCGCCCGGACTCCTCATCTACCTGAAGAATAAGAAAG gACGCCCCATTCCCCAACCTGCAG
- the LOC127032762 gene encoding DLA class II histocompatibility antigen, DR-1 beta chain-like isoform X14, giving the protein MGAGRILGAGSRWAGALLVTVTVLRTHLAHCREPEGRFVFQAKYDCLFTNGTERVRFLQRYIYNRQQFVHFDSDLGVHVADTELGRPDAELWNKNPAFLADQRAAVDTFCRYNYGVDKPYTIDRRVQPEVKVFPIKSGSQPHSHLLVCSVTGFYPGRIEIKWLKNGQEQMAGVVSTELLQNGDWTFQILVMLEMSPRRGDVYTCQVEHISLRGPLTVHWEAQSDSARSKMLTGVGGCVLGLIFLAPGLLIYLKNKKGRPVPQPAGLLS; this is encoded by the exons ATGGGGGCGGGTCGGATCCTGGGGGCCGGGAGCCGCTGGGCTGGGGCTCTGCTGGTGACAGTGACGGTGCTGAGAACCCACCTGGCTCATTGCAGGGAGCCCGAAG GGCGGTTCGTGTTCCAGGCGAAGTATGACTGTCTGTTCACCAACGGCACCGAGCGGGTCCGGTTCCTGCAGCGCTACATCTACAACCGGCAGCAGTTCGTGCACTTCGACAGCGACCTGGGGGTGCATGTGGCGGACACGGAGCTGGGGCGGCCCGACGCCGAGCTCTGGAACAAGAACCCGGCGTTCCTGGCGGACCAGCGGGCTGCGGTGGACACGTTCTGCCGGTACAACTACGGGGTGGACAAACCTTACACCATCGACCGGAgag ttcAGCCTGAGGTAAAAGTTTTCCCCATAAAATCggggtcccagccccactcccacctgctGGTTTGCTCCGTGACGGGGTTTTACCCCGGGAGGATCGAGATCAAGTGGCTGAAGAACGGGCAGGAGCAGATGGCCGGGGTGGTGTCCACGGAGCTGCTCCAGAACGGAGACTGGACCTTCCAGATCCTGGTGATGCTGGAGATGAGCCCCCGGCGCGGGGACGTCTACACCTGCCAGGTGGAGCACATCAGCCTGCGGGGCCCCCTCACCGTGCACTGGG AGGCGCAGTCTGACTCCGCCAGGAGCAAGATGCTGACGGGGGTCGGGGGCTGCGTGCTGGGGCTGATCTTCCTGGCGCCCGGACTCCTCATCTACCTGAAGAATAAGAAAG